Proteins encoded within one genomic window of Burkholderiaceae bacterium:
- a CDS encoding UDP-N-acetylenolpyruvoylglucosamine reductase, translating into MLVEKNVSLQPYNSFGIVARAHALVRIARAADVDAVLADAQLAQQCKFILGGGSNIVLTGDVRSLVLKIEIAGRRLAGETDRAWIVEAGAGENWHDFVGWTLAQGWPGLENLALIPGTVGAAPVQNIGAYGVELQDRFHSLDALDLDSGRRFTLDAARCGFGYRDSVFKHAAGPGGLGLAGRALITCVRFSLPKAWKPELGYLDLERRWAASGIARPSARQIHDWVCEIRSAKLPDPRVLGNAGSFFKNPTVTPEQCADIIAREPRIVHYSMPDGTVKLAAGWLIDACGWKGKSVGKAGVHDKQALVLVNRQGATGGEVMTLARAIQTSVYERFGIRLEPEPVVV; encoded by the coding sequence ATGTTAGTCGAGAAGAACGTCTCGCTCCAGCCGTACAACAGCTTCGGCATCGTGGCCCGGGCCCATGCGCTGGTGCGCATCGCGCGCGCGGCCGATGTCGACGCGGTGCTGGCCGATGCGCAACTCGCACAGCAGTGCAAGTTCATTCTCGGCGGCGGCAGCAACATCGTGCTGACCGGCGACGTGCGCTCGTTGGTGCTGAAGATCGAAATCGCCGGGCGCCGGCTCGCCGGCGAGACCGACCGGGCCTGGATCGTCGAGGCCGGCGCCGGCGAGAACTGGCACGATTTCGTCGGCTGGACGCTGGCGCAGGGCTGGCCCGGCCTGGAGAACCTGGCGCTGATTCCGGGCACGGTCGGCGCGGCGCCGGTGCAGAACATCGGCGCCTACGGCGTCGAGTTGCAGGACCGCTTCCATTCGCTCGATGCGCTCGATCTGGACAGCGGCAGGCGCTTCACGCTCGATGCCGCACGCTGCGGTTTCGGCTACCGCGATTCGGTGTTCAAGCATGCGGCCGGGCCCGGTGGCCTCGGGCTGGCCGGCCGTGCGCTGATCACCTGCGTGCGGTTTTCGCTGCCGAAGGCATGGAAACCGGAACTCGGCTACCTCGACCTCGAGCGGCGCTGGGCGGCGTCGGGCATCGCGCGGCCGAGCGCGCGCCAGATCCACGACTGGGTGTGCGAGATTCGCAGCGCCAAGCTGCCCGATCCGCGGGTGCTCGGCAACGCCGGCAGCTTCTTCAAGAACCCGACCGTCACGCCCGAGCAGTGCGCGGACATCATCGCGCGCGAGCCGAGGATCGTGCACTACTCGATGCCGGACGGCACGGTCAAGCTCGCGGCCGGCTGGCTGATCGACGCCTGCGGCTGGAAGGGCAAGAGCGTCGGCAAGGCCGGCGTCCACGACAAGCAGGCGCTGGTGCTGGTCAATCGACAGGGCGCGACCGGCGGCGAGGTGATGACGCTGGCGCGCGCGATCCAGACCAGCGTGTACGAACGCTTCGGCATCCGGCTCGAGCCCGAGCCGGTGGTGGTCTGA
- a CDS encoding UPF0234 protein Yitk, translating to MPSFDAVCEPNLVELRNAVDNASKEIATRFDFKGTSAAIDLKEQDVTLLGDAEFQLQQIEDILRGKLAKRNVDPRYLDRGAVQKIGGDKVKQVLRVKSGIDAEQAKKIVRLIKDAKLKLQASIQGDAVRVSGSKRDDLQAAMALIRKDIVDLPVTFDNLRD from the coding sequence ATGCCCTCCTTCGACGCCGTCTGCGAACCGAACCTGGTCGAACTTCGGAACGCAGTCGACAATGCTTCAAAAGAGATAGCAACCCGGTTCGATTTCAAGGGGACTTCAGCGGCAATTGACCTCAAAGAACAGGATGTCACGCTGCTTGGCGACGCCGAGTTTCAGCTGCAGCAGATCGAGGACATCCTGCGCGGCAAGCTCGCCAAGCGCAACGTCGACCCGCGCTACCTGGACCGAGGCGCGGTGCAGAAGATCGGCGGCGACAAGGTGAAGCAGGTGCTGCGCGTGAAGAGCGGCATCGACGCCGAGCAGGCGAAGAAGATCGTGCGGCTGATCAAGGACGCCAAGCTAAAATTGCAGGCGTCGATCCAGGGCGATGCGGTGCGCGTCAGTGGCTCCAAGCGCGACGATCTGCAGGCCGCGATGGCGCTGATCAGGAAGGACATCGTGGATCTGCCGGTGACCTTCGACAATCTGCGCGATTAA
- a CDS encoding Acyl-phosphate:glycerol-3-phosphate O-acyltransferase PlsY, which produces MQPIYSLLAALAAYLLGSLSFAVIVSRVMGLHDPRSYGSGNPGATNVLRSGSKAAAVATLLLDAAKGWLPVALVRWFGAPFGLEEGTIALVGLAAFVGHLWPVFFHLRGGKGVATALGVLLGIHWALGLAAAATWLIIAVFFRYASLASLVAAVFAPAYYLIASGAAWEADGSVGAAILVMAVLLVWRHRLNIERLIKGKESRIGAGKKHS; this is translated from the coding sequence TTGCAACCGATCTACTCCCTGCTCGCCGCGCTCGCCGCGTATCTGCTCGGTTCGCTGTCGTTCGCGGTGATCGTCAGCCGAGTCATGGGCCTGCACGACCCGCGCAGCTACGGCAGCGGCAACCCGGGCGCGACCAACGTACTGCGTTCCGGCAGCAAGGCCGCGGCGGTGGCGACGCTGCTGCTCGACGCGGCAAAGGGCTGGCTGCCGGTCGCGCTGGTGCGCTGGTTCGGCGCGCCGTTCGGGCTGGAGGAGGGCACCATTGCGCTGGTCGGTCTCGCCGCGTTTGTCGGCCATCTATGGCCGGTGTTCTTCCACTTGCGTGGCGGCAAGGGCGTCGCGACCGCGTTGGGTGTGCTGCTCGGCATCCACTGGGCGCTCGGACTCGCCGCCGCGGCGACCTGGCTGATCATCGCGGTGTTCTTCCGCTACGCGTCGCTTGCGTCGCTGGTCGCGGCGGTGTTCGCGCCGGCTTACTACCTGATCGCGAGCGGCGCGGCCTGGGAGGCCGACGGCTCGGTCGGCGCCGCGATCCTGGTGATGGCGGTGCTGCTGGTCTGGCGGCACCGGCTGAACATCGAACGGCTGATCAAGGGCAAGGAGTCCCGGATCGGCGCCGGCAAGAAGCACTCTTAA
- a CDS encoding putative lipoprotein YiaD, with translation MKTTITTLACAALLAGSLAGCANMNETEKGTATGAGIGALGGAALGALVNGQRGAVAGAAIGAAAGAGGGYLWSKKMEQQKQQMQQATAGTGIGVSQTADNRLKLNIPSDISFDVGRSDIKPNFANVLNQFATTLNQNPVTTITIVGYTDSTGTDAINKPLSLARANSTRDYLISRGVAPNRFYTEGMGASNPIGDNNTAAGRAMNRRVEIFVAEPAQASK, from the coding sequence ATGAAAACGACGATCACCACCCTCGCCTGCGCCGCGCTGCTGGCGGGCAGCCTCGCGGGCTGCGCGAACATGAACGAGACGGAAAAGGGCACCGCGACCGGCGCGGGCATCGGCGCACTGGGCGGTGCGGCGCTCGGCGCTTTGGTGAACGGCCAGCGCGGTGCAGTGGCCGGCGCTGCGATCGGCGCCGCGGCCGGCGCCGGCGGCGGCTACCTGTGGTCCAAGAAGATGGAACAGCAAAAGCAGCAGATGCAGCAGGCCACCGCGGGCACCGGCATCGGCGTGAGCCAGACCGCCGACAACCGGCTGAAGCTCAACATCCCGAGCGACATCTCGTTCGACGTCGGCCGCTCCGACATCAAGCCGAATTTCGCGAACGTGCTGAACCAGTTCGCGACCACGCTGAATCAGAACCCGGTGACCACGATCACCATCGTCGGCTACACCGACAGCACCGGGACCGACGCGATCAACAAGCCGCTGTCGCTGGCGCGCGCGAACAGCACCCGCGACTACCTGATCAGCCGCGGCGTCGCGCCGAACCGCTTCTATACGGAAGGCATGGGCGCGAGCAATCCGATCGGCGACAACAACACCGCCGCCGGCCGCGCGATGAACCGGCGCGTGGAAATCTTTGTCGCCGAGCCGGCGCAGGCGTCGAAGTAA
- a CDS encoding Hydrolase, alpha/beta fold family → MYQPNRPPRSERVAIRGLSYHLLRWGGGERSADRAPLVLVHGWMDVAASYQFMVDAFSEAFVQQRAIIAPDWRGFGGTRRQAANDAPAGTGPREVDNYWFPDYLADLDFLLDQVAPDRPIDLVGHSLGGNVAMHYAGVRPERIRRLVNLEGFGMPAARAEQASGRYARWIDELKQLHRGELELKPYADANGVARRLMKTNPRLAQDKADWLALHWAAADAQGRWRILGDAAHKIVNAQLSRVDEVLALYARIAAPVLMVRAEEDSLAGWWGERYTQAEFEQRLGAVPRLEQRVIENAGHMLHHDQPQALAALIESFLAA, encoded by the coding sequence ATGTACCAGCCGAACCGCCCGCCCCGCAGCGAACGGGTCGCGATCCGTGGCCTGAGCTACCACCTGCTGCGCTGGGGCGGAGGCGAACGCAGCGCCGACCGTGCGCCGCTGGTGCTGGTGCATGGCTGGATGGACGTGGCCGCGTCGTACCAGTTCATGGTCGACGCGTTCTCCGAGGCCTTCGTACAGCAGCGCGCGATCATCGCGCCCGACTGGCGCGGCTTCGGCGGCACGCGCCGGCAAGCGGCGAACGACGCGCCGGCAGGCACCGGGCCGCGCGAGGTCGACAACTACTGGTTCCCCGATTACCTCGCCGATCTGGACTTCCTGCTCGATCAGGTCGCGCCGGACCGGCCGATCGACCTGGTCGGCCACAGCCTGGGCGGCAACGTTGCGATGCATTACGCCGGGGTGCGGCCCGAGCGTATCCGCCGCCTCGTCAACCTCGAGGGCTTCGGCATGCCGGCCGCGCGCGCCGAGCAGGCGAGCGGCCGCTACGCGCGCTGGATCGATGAACTCAAGCAACTGCACCGCGGCGAGCTGGAACTCAAACCCTATGCCGATGCAAACGGCGTTGCGCGCCGGCTGATGAAGACGAATCCGCGGCTCGCGCAGGACAAGGCCGACTGGCTCGCGCTGCACTGGGCCGCGGCCGACGCGCAGGGGCGGTGGCGCATCCTCGGCGATGCGGCGCACAAGATCGTCAACGCGCAGCTGTCGCGCGTCGATGAGGTGCTGGCGCTGTACGCGCGCATCGCCGCGCCGGTGCTGATGGTGCGCGCCGAGGAGGATTCGCTGGCCGGCTGGTGGGGCGAGCGGTACACGCAGGCCGAGTTCGAGCAGCGGCTGGGCGCCGTGCCGCGGCTCGAGCAACGCGTGATCGAGAACGCCGGCCACATGCTGCACCACGACCAGCCGCAGGCGCTGGCGGCATTGATCGAATCGTTTCTGGCCGCATAG
- a CDS encoding peptide chain release factor 2 has protein sequence MPAAPPTCGGIFDFDAKAERLRTVNASLEDPAVWNEPKRAQELGKEKKALDGVVLTLNDLTRELADNGELFEMSRDDGDEAGLLAIEQDAARLAKQVEALEFRRMFSNPADPLNAFLDIQAGAGGTEACDWAAMLLRQYLKYAERKGFKTQIEDETPGDTAGIKGATIKIEGEYAFGLLRTETGVHRLVRKSPFDSSGGRHTSFASVFVYPEIDDSIEIEINPADVRVDTFRASGAGGQHINKTDSAVRLTHIPTGIVVQCQDSRSQHSNRDVAWRRLRSRLYDHEMKKRMAEQQKLEDTKTDVGWGHQIRSYVLDNSRIKDLRTNVEVSATQKVLDGDLDVFIEASLKQGV, from the coding sequence TTGCCGGCCGCACCGCCGACTTGCGGAGGTATCTTTGACTTCGATGCCAAGGCGGAACGACTGAGGACGGTCAACGCATCGCTGGAAGACCCGGCGGTCTGGAACGAGCCGAAGCGCGCGCAGGAACTCGGCAAGGAGAAGAAGGCGCTCGACGGCGTGGTGCTCACGCTGAACGACCTCACGCGCGAGCTGGCCGACAACGGCGAGCTGTTCGAGATGAGCCGGGACGACGGTGACGAGGCCGGCCTGCTCGCGATCGAGCAGGATGCCGCGCGGCTCGCGAAGCAGGTCGAGGCGCTCGAGTTCCGCCGCATGTTCTCGAACCCGGCCGATCCGCTGAACGCGTTCCTCGACATCCAGGCCGGCGCCGGCGGCACCGAAGCCTGCGACTGGGCCGCGATGCTGCTGCGCCAGTACCTGAAGTACGCCGAGCGCAAGGGCTTCAAGACGCAGATCGAGGATGAAACGCCGGGCGACACGGCCGGCATCAAGGGCGCGACGATCAAGATCGAGGGCGAATACGCGTTCGGCCTGCTGCGCACCGAGACCGGCGTGCATCGGCTCGTGCGCAAAAGCCCGTTCGACTCGTCGGGCGGGCGCCACACCAGCTTCGCCAGCGTGTTCGTCTACCCCGAGATCGACGACTCGATCGAGATCGAGATCAACCCGGCCGATGTGCGCGTCGACACGTTCCGCGCCTCGGGTGCCGGCGGCCAGCACATCAACAAGACCGACTCGGCGGTGCGGCTCACGCACATCCCCACGGGCATCGTCGTGCAGTGCCAGGACAGCCGCAGCCAACACAGCAACCGCGACGTCGCGTGGCGGCGCCTGCGCTCTCGGCTGTACGACCACGAGATGAAGAAGCGCATGGCCGAGCAGCAGAAGCTCGAGGACACCAAGACCGACGTCGGCTGGGGTCACCAGATCCGCTCGTACGTGCTCGACAACAGCCGCATCAAGGACCTGCGCACCAACGTCGAGGTCTCGGCCACGCAGAAGGTGCTCGACGGCGACCTCGACGTGTTCATCGAGGCCTCGCTCAAGCAAGGCGTGTAG
- a CDS encoding Membrane alanine aminopeptidase N: protein MTREGQAQATYRSDYRAPAYWIDTVELCFDLDPAKTRVLNRMKLRRNPDMPQGPLRLDGEELDLSRVLVNGQAASFRFEDGRLVLDNLPDAFELELFTTCCPAKNSRLMGLYVSNDSFFTQCEAEGFRRITYFLDRPDVMASFTVTLRADRAKYPVLLSNGNLVEHGTLDGGRHFAKWVDPHRKPCYLFALVAGPLVCREQRITSRSGKEHLLQVYVRPGDLDKTEHAMQSLMAAIAWDEARFGLALDLERFMIVATSDFNMGAMENKGLNIFNTKYVLANAATATDADYANIESVVGHEYFHNWTGDRVTCRDWFQLSLKEGLTVFRDQEFSMDLAGSPSARAVRRIEDVRVLRTAQFAEDAGPMAHPVRPDSYIEINNFYTATVYEKGAEVVRMMQTLVAQGGSDPLGREAFAKGLTLYFERHDGHAVTCDDFAAAIADANPGSALAARLPQFKRWYAQAGTPRVQATGQYDAGARRYTLTLSQSCAATKGQPVKEPFVIPIRLGLVAPDGAALPLRLEGEAERNLEAGADSRTIVLSEPRQTFSFVDVVAPPVPSLLRGFSAPVRLECEYGDAELLTLLAHDTDPFNRWEAGQRLALRIAINAIADSEDTASAFNGFDEEILPAAFVTAMREVLRHPKLDAAFKELALTLPSETYIAEQLDRVDPQRVHAVREAMREQLAVALQPDWEWAWDAHSHTGSYRPDPESAGRRALAGLALGQLCLAANRSGDPVWPGRAYQRFKDAGNMTDRFNALAALVGSSQPLAARALALFHQQFKHEALVLDKWFALQAGAPDRDGNVLPAVRQLMQHPDFNLRNPNRARSLIFSYCSANPGAFHRRDAAGYRFWSERVMELDAFNPQVAARLARALDRWSKLAEPYRGHAREAIARVAAKPDLSNDVREVMTRALADADDGSD, encoded by the coding sequence ATGACCCGCGAAGGACAGGCCCAGGCAACCTACCGATCCGACTACCGCGCGCCGGCGTACTGGATCGACACGGTCGAACTCTGCTTCGACCTCGACCCGGCCAAAACGCGGGTGCTGAACCGGATGAAGCTGCGGCGCAACCCGGACATGCCGCAGGGGCCGCTCCGGCTCGACGGCGAGGAGCTCGACCTGTCGCGCGTGCTGGTGAACGGCCAGGCCGCGTCGTTCCGGTTCGAGGATGGCCGGCTGGTGCTGGACAACCTGCCCGATGCGTTCGAGCTCGAGCTCTTCACCACCTGCTGCCCGGCGAAGAACTCGCGGCTGATGGGTCTGTACGTCAGCAACGACTCGTTCTTCACCCAGTGCGAGGCCGAGGGCTTCCGGCGCATCACCTACTTCCTCGATCGCCCCGACGTGATGGCGAGTTTTACCGTGACGCTGCGCGCCGACCGTGCGAAGTACCCGGTGCTGCTGTCGAACGGCAACCTGGTCGAGCACGGCACGCTTGATGGCGGACGCCATTTCGCGAAATGGGTCGACCCGCACCGGAAGCCCTGCTACCTGTTCGCGCTGGTCGCGGGCCCGCTGGTGTGCCGCGAACAGCGCATCACTTCGCGCTCCGGCAAGGAACACCTGCTGCAGGTGTACGTGCGCCCCGGCGACCTGGACAAGACCGAGCACGCGATGCAGTCGCTGATGGCAGCCATCGCCTGGGACGAGGCGCGCTTCGGCCTCGCGCTCGATCTGGAGCGCTTCATGATCGTCGCCACCAGCGACTTCAACATGGGCGCGATGGAGAACAAGGGCCTGAACATCTTCAACACGAAGTACGTGCTCGCGAACGCGGCGACCGCGACCGACGCCGACTACGCGAACATCGAATCGGTGGTCGGCCACGAGTACTTCCACAACTGGACCGGCGACCGCGTGACCTGCCGCGACTGGTTCCAGCTCAGCCTGAAGGAAGGCCTGACCGTGTTTCGCGACCAGGAATTCTCGATGGACCTGGCCGGAAGCCCGTCGGCGCGCGCCGTCCGCCGCATCGAGGACGTGCGCGTGCTGCGCACCGCGCAGTTCGCCGAGGACGCGGGACCGATGGCGCATCCGGTGCGGCCCGACAGCTACATCGAGATCAACAACTTCTACACCGCCACCGTCTATGAAAAAGGCGCTGAGGTGGTGCGCATGATGCAGACCCTGGTCGCGCAGGGCGGCTCCGATCCGCTCGGACGCGAAGCATTCGCGAAGGGCCTCACGCTGTACTTCGAGCGCCATGACGGCCACGCGGTAACCTGCGACGACTTCGCGGCCGCGATCGCCGACGCGAACCCCGGTTCCGCGCTCGCCGCGCGGCTGCCGCAATTCAAGCGCTGGTACGCGCAGGCCGGCACGCCGCGGGTGCAGGCCACCGGGCAATACGACGCCGGCGCGCGCCGCTACACGCTCACGCTGTCGCAGTCCTGCGCGGCAACAAAGGGCCAGCCGGTGAAGGAGCCGTTCGTGATCCCGATCCGGCTCGGGCTGGTCGCACCCGATGGCGCGGCGCTGCCGCTGCGGCTCGAAGGCGAGGCCGAAAGGAATCTAGAGGCCGGCGCCGACTCGCGCACCATCGTGCTCTCCGAGCCGCGGCAGACCTTCAGCTTCGTCGATGTCGTGGCGCCGCCGGTGCCGTCGCTGCTGCGCGGCTTCTCGGCCCCGGTGCGGCTCGAATGCGAGTACGGCGACGCGGAACTGCTGACGCTGCTCGCGCACGACACCGACCCGTTCAACCGATGGGAGGCGGGGCAGCGGCTGGCGCTGCGCATTGCTATCAATGCGATAGCTGACAGCGAAGACACCGCCTCGGCTTTCAACGGATTTGATGAAGAAATTCTGCCCGCAGCGTTCGTCACCGCGATGCGCGAGGTGCTGCGGCATCCGAAGCTCGATGCCGCGTTCAAGGAGCTGGCGCTGACGCTGCCGTCCGAGACCTACATCGCCGAGCAGCTCGACCGGGTCGATCCGCAGCGCGTGCACGCGGTGCGCGAAGCGATGCGCGAGCAGCTCGCGGTCGCGCTGCAGCCTGATTGGGAATGGGCCTGGGACGCGCACAGCCACACCGGCAGCTACCGCCCCGATCCCGAATCCGCCGGTCGGCGCGCGCTCGCCGGGCTGGCCCTCGGTCAACTGTGCCTGGCCGCGAACCGCTCCGGCGACCCGGTCTGGCCCGGCCGCGCGTACCAGCGCTTCAAGGACGCCGGCAACATGACCGACCGCTTCAACGCGCTGGCGGCGCTGGTCGGATCGAGCCAGCCACTGGCGGCGCGCGCGCTGGCGCTGTTCCACCAGCAGTTCAAGCACGAGGCGCTGGTGCTCGACAAATGGTTCGCGCTGCAGGCCGGTGCGCCAGATCGGGACGGCAACGTGCTGCCCGCGGTGCGCCAGCTGATGCAGCACCCGGACTTCAACCTGCGCAACCCGAACCGCGCGCGCAGCCTGATCTTCAGCTACTGCAGCGCGAACCCCGGCGCGTTCCACCGGCGCGATGCCGCCGGCTACCGGTTCTGGAGCGAGCGCGTGATGGAACTCGATGCGTTCAACCCGCAGGTCGCGGCCAGGCTGGCGCGCGCGCTGGACCGCTGGAGCAAGCTGGCCGAGCCGTACCGCGGCCACGCGCGCGAGGCGATCGCCCGCGTCGCGGCCAAGCCCGACCTGTCGAACGACGTGCGCGAGGTGATGACGCGCGCGCTGGCCGATGCGGACGACGGGTCGGATTGA
- a CDS encoding Fructose-1,6-bisphosphatase, type I — protein MAQRISLTRYLVEQQRIDGLIPGQLRLLLEVVARACKGISQAVNKGALGGVLGSAGTENVQGEVQKKLDIIANEVLIEANEWGGHLAAMASEEMAGIHPVPNRYPQGEYLLLFDPLDGSSNIDVNVSIGTIFSVLKKPAGLAGVTEADFLQPGRNQVAAGYCVYGPQTTLVLTFGAGVALFTLDREQGSFVLTQQNLRIPEDTKEFAINMSNMRHWDAPVRRYIDECLAGKEGPRAKDFNMRWIASMVADVHRILTRGGIFMYPWDKREPGKPGKLRLMYEANPMSWIVEQAGGAATNGHQRILDVQPSGLHERVSVILGSRNEVERVTSYHD, from the coding sequence ATGGCCCAGCGCATCAGCCTGACCCGCTACCTCGTCGAGCAGCAGCGCATAGACGGACTGATTCCCGGCCAGCTGCGCCTGCTGCTGGAAGTGGTCGCGCGCGCCTGCAAGGGCATCAGCCAGGCGGTGAACAAGGGGGCGCTGGGCGGCGTGCTCGGCAGCGCCGGCACCGAGAACGTGCAGGGCGAGGTGCAGAAGAAGCTCGACATCATCGCGAACGAGGTGCTGATCGAAGCGAACGAATGGGGCGGGCACTTGGCCGCGATGGCGTCCGAGGAGATGGCGGGCATCCACCCGGTGCCGAACCGCTACCCGCAGGGCGAGTACCTGCTGCTGTTCGACCCGCTCGACGGATCGAGCAACATCGACGTGAACGTCAGCATCGGCACGATCTTCAGCGTGCTGAAGAAACCCGCGGGCCTGGCCGGTGTGACCGAGGCCGACTTCCTGCAGCCGGGCCGCAATCAAGTCGCGGCCGGCTACTGCGTGTACGGCCCGCAGACCACGCTGGTGCTGACCTTCGGCGCCGGCGTCGCGCTGTTCACGCTCGATCGCGAGCAGGGCTCGTTCGTGCTGACGCAGCAGAACCTGCGCATCCCGGAGGACACGAAGGAATTCGCGATCAACATGAGCAACATGCGCCACTGGGACGCGCCGGTGCGCCGCTACATCGACGAATGCCTGGCCGGCAAGGAGGGCCCGCGGGCCAAGGACTTCAACATGCGCTGGATCGCGAGCATGGTCGCCGACGTGCACCGCATCCTGACGCGCGGCGGCATCTTCATGTACCCGTGGGACAAGCGCGAACCCGGCAAGCCCGGCAAGCTGCGCCTGATGTACGAGGCGAACCCGATGAGCTGGATCGTCGAGCAGGCCGGCGGCGCCGCGACCAACGGCCACCAGCGCATCCTCGACGTCCAGCCCTCCGGACTGCACGAACGCGTCAGCGTGATCCTGGGCAGCCGGAACGAGGTCGAGCGGGTCACGTCGTACCACGACTGA
- a CDS encoding DNA primase, phage associated yields the protein MIDWTDFAPGDYRTTCPQCGRSPRDKTVGVTIMSDDHGVAHCFRCGFVESRRNERELTPAERAAYARRMDALRKQHDAEQRKRHADAAAAAAVRRAAAKPAGDDHPYLTAKNVKPHGLRTEGAHSLLVPMRDTEGHLHNLQTIAPDGTKRFMPGGRVSGLYFAIGTPSGKLVIAEGYATGATIHEQTGHAVAVTFNCGNLLPVAKALRAKFPCLTLIIAADDDWRTEGNPGLTAARAAAAAVGGLLYARFELFRRRGRSADLAESVADKLVLRDREGDDRGLCLECQHLNGRRCMAWQQAGIGDPAVGDLRTKLQRCDAFEPAGARHET from the coding sequence ATGATCGATTGGACCGACTTCGCGCCCGGCGACTACCGCACCACCTGTCCACAATGTGGGCGCTCGCCGAGAGACAAGACGGTCGGCGTCACCATCATGAGCGACGACCACGGCGTCGCGCACTGCTTCCGCTGCGGGTTCGTCGAATCGCGCCGCAACGAGCGCGAGCTGACGCCGGCCGAGCGCGCAGCCTACGCGCGCCGGATGGACGCGCTGCGCAAGCAACATGACGCCGAGCAGCGCAAGCGACACGCCGATGCTGCTGCGGCTGCCGCAGTGCGCCGGGCTGCTGCCAAGCCCGCCGGCGACGATCACCCCTATCTCACCGCGAAGAACGTGAAGCCGCACGGCCTGCGCACCGAAGGCGCGCACAGTTTGCTGGTGCCGATGCGCGACACCGAGGGACACCTGCACAACTTGCAGACCATCGCGCCGGACGGGACTAAGCGATTCATGCCTGGCGGCAGAGTCTCAGGGCTCTACTTCGCCATCGGCACACCGAGCGGGAAACTCGTGATCGCCGAGGGCTACGCGACCGGCGCGACGATTCATGAGCAGACTGGGCACGCGGTGGCTGTCACGTTCAACTGCGGGAACCTGCTGCCGGTGGCAAAGGCGCTGCGCGCGAAGTTCCCTTGTCTGACGTTGATCATTGCCGCTGACGATGACTGGCGGACCGAAGGCAACCCCGGCCTGACGGCTGCGCGAGCTGCGGCTGCTGCTGTCGGTGGGCTGCTCTACGCGCGCTTCGAACTGTTCCGTCGCAGGGGCCGGTCCGCCGACCTGGCCGAATCCGTCGCCGACAAGCTGGTGCTGCGCGACCGCGAGGGCGATGACCGCGGGCTGTGCCTTGAGTGTCAGCACTTGAACGGCCGGCGCTGCATGGCATGGCAACAGGCCGGCATCGGAGATCCCGCTGTCGGCGACCTACGGACGAAGCTGCAACGGTGCGATGCGTTCGAGCCTGCAGGGGCGCGTCATGAAACCTGA